The proteins below are encoded in one region of Styela clava chromosome 4, kaStyClav1.hap1.2, whole genome shotgun sequence:
- the LOC120326636 gene encoding uncharacterized protein LOC120326636, with amino-acid sequence MEMERREDVFSEVAKKFPMREFKKFAKSEIGLVLDHNDVVSIIASNNYESDEEQKIQILYHWAEKNGTRATNEKLRQLVTDYFKMEESYVPGERLEDVFQKIVERFANIEQFKRFARSKRGLSLDGSKVRSIDEANSSSGDKCTEMLLAWKLKTDFFEESNLSAKIKKLVDDYFSEEEFMLEGAEGSSQASTSQQRTRNQQSQESNDDTRKKSSTRDNDETGQDGPSHGDSDEKEIKQSPQGKKNTAQKSEQKTSSGGLFGIFRARQHVSKFQKTVCKRAWKQSIGRVTEAYKEQNLREPTFEVYPKIKKITRFYHGEMAPKKSEYRKEAGFSALQEHVTEGVGVSLQELIETFNDKTVRHIELVGQAGSGKTTLTNRMVRDVISSSGLIVKWYSASGLFKKWFKKRFKLVHFVNIRDLVDSDAISAQELLFGNLITDLDGNTILYGYQWVIDNQEDVIFFFDGLDQAPWTLPKSYQKIKHGEKASTSTVMSNVISGHLLPRIKIVMSSREHCIAPLTGKLRPDLIYALTGLSPDDAKDLFVALLGDIGPRQWNKISSTAPFLIPLFSVPVFLVFNAIVQSYDPDNTPDTMTSVMMNILQILIESEHIREKVKIAEILHQLKKIAFTGTREKRVVFESKELQDSGIDTKTIRDIVIKVPGNSMFRQNLLDGQYRFFFSHQTIQEILAALYVCEMNLPEFEDFVHQSLHLDHWSVVRRFNCGSLLNDTLARDEFGQLLKIDQKNEKRDILRRSMDEELKKTQDSFSLMEMFASLYEANDADLIKDHVKVINFENTSINPSGMLAIASVMRRSEKLDLVRFSRCNLDSESIGILGKNVNNTQLEISSFEFTQTEVEISRDGMKELSSLLQSFAAASVNIHCYCSDDALLSFADTYKRGTINNFTWKPSSMISAKVFVGISAFVESHVDKFVTNNRILFNEDDIGFLSKSKGSKKICKKMVIHDLTVRDKMSNTLSSQCGEVCSIYDVRECNFAHSHLEANHLRIFKKHAGNSKLKKLDVWGNGSLGVEGVSQLASVVLQCEVEDVNMSLCELTAEAMEGFKNNTRGAKLKKLDVWLNKSLGVEGVSQVASVVSQCGVEDVNMSGCQLTAEAMEGFKNNTRGAKINRLYLRDLDFITWGDEEISTVTEIVRQCQVKTLVVDTNNFEDSMLERFKKVIAEAGADLELK; translated from the exons ATGGAGATGGAACGACGGGAAGATGTATTCTCAGAAGTAGCCAAAAAATTCCCAATGAGAGAATTCAAGAAATTTGCCAAATCTGAAATTGGTCTTGTCCTTGATCACAATGACGTCGTATCGATTATTGCGAGCAACAACTACGAATCAGACGAagaacaaaaaattcaaattctttaTCATTGGGCAGAGAAAAATG GAACAAGAGCAACAAATGAAAAGCTAAGACAACTTGTTACCGACTACTTCAAAATGGAGGAATCTTATGTACCTG GCGAAAGACTTGAAGACGTTTTCCAGAAGATCGTAGAAAGATTTGCAAATATCGAACAGTTCAAACGTTTTGCTCGATCTAAGCGTGGTCTCTCACTAGATGGTAGCAAAGTTCGTTCAATTGACGAAGCTAATAGCTCGTCAGGAGACAAATGCACTGAAATGTTGCTGGCTTGGAAACTAAAAACTG atttttttgaAGAGTCAAATTTATcggcaaaaataaaaaaattggttgATGATTATTTTTCTGAAGAAGAATTTATGCTAGAag GTGCTGAAGGTTCGAGTCAAGCATCTACTAGTCAACAACGGACCCGAAATCAACAGAGTCAAGAATCCAATGATGATACTAGAAAGAAGTCTAGCACAAGAGACAATGACGAAACAG GTCAAGACGGGCCAAGTCACGGTGATAGcgatgaaaaagaaataaaacaatcTCCCCAAGGCAAAAAGAATACCGCCCAAAAGAGCGAACAAAAAACAA GCTCTGGAGGTTTATTCGGCATTTTCAGAGCAC GTCAACATGTATCGAAGTTTCAAAAGACCGTCTGCAAAAGGGCTTGGAAGCAATCAATTGGACGAGTTACTGAAGCATACAAAGAACAGAATCTCAGGGAACCGACGTTTGAGGTCTatccgaaaataaaaaaaataactcgTTTTTACCATGGAGAAATGGCACCAAAAAAATCAGAGTACAGGAAGGAAGCTGGGTTTAGTGCTTTGCAAGAACATGTCACGGAGGGAGTAGGAGTTTCATTGCAAGAACTGATTGAAACTTTCAATGATAAAACAGTGCGACATATTGAACTAGTCGGTCAAGCAGGCAGCGGTAAGACCACCTTGACGAATAGAATGGTCCGCGACGTAATCAGTTCTAGTGGCTTAATTGTTAAGTGGTATTCAGCATCTGGCCTTTTCAAAAAGTGGTTCAAGAAACGATTTAAACTTGTTCATTTTGTCAATATTCGTGATCTTGTTGACTCCGATGCAATCAGTGCCCAAGAACTACTGTTTGGCAACTTAATTACTGACTTGGATGGCAATACCATTCTGTATGGATATCAATGGGTCATCGATAATCAAGAAGATGTCATTTTCTTCTTTGATGGATTGGATCAGGCACCGTGGACTCTTCCAAAATCCTATCAAAAAATAAAGCACGGCGAAAAAGCTAGCACATCAACCGTGATGTCCAACGTAATCTCTGGCCATCTCTTACCCAGAATTAAAATTGTCATGTCTTCCCGCGAGCATTGCATTGCCCCACTTACTGGGAAACTTCGACCTGATCTAATTTACGCTTTGACAGGACTAAGCCCTGATGATGCAAAGGATTTATTCGTAGCCTTGCTCGGCGATATCGGCCCACGACAGTGGAATAAGATAAGCTCAACTGCCCCATTTCTAATCCCTCTCTTTTCTGTTCCTGTTTTCTTGGTGTTCAACGCAATCGTTCAGTCATACGATCCTGACAACACACCGGATACCATGACCAGTGTCATGATGAacattcttcaaattttaatCGAATCCGAGCATATACGCGAGAAGGTAAAAATCGCAGAAATCCTTCACCAACTGAAAAAAATCGCATTCACTGGAACGAGAGAAAAACGCGTCGTATTTGAAAGTAAAGAATTGCAAGACAGTGGCATCGATACGAAAACCATCAGGGACATTGTTATTAAAGTTCCAGGCAATTCGATGTTTAGACAAAATTTACTTGACGGGCAATATCGTTTCTTCTTCAGTCATCAGACGATTCAAGAGATACTCGCTGCTCTTTACGTTTGTGAGATGAATTTACCAGAGTTTGAAGATTTCGTGCATCAATCTCTTCATCTTGATCACTGGTCGGTAGTGCGAAGGTTCAACTGTGGAAGTCTACTCAACGACACCCTAGCGAGGGATGAATTTGGTCAATTGCTCAAAA TTGACCAAAAAAACGAAAAACGGGACATTTTGAGACGTAGTATGGACGAGGAACTCAAAAAAACACAGGATTCGTTTTCTTTGATGGAAATGTTTGCATCTCTATACGAAGCAAATGATGCTGATTTAATCAAGGATCACGTCAAAGTTATCAATTTCGAAAATACATCAATCAACCCCAGTGGAATGCTAGCGATTGCATCGGTCATGCGACGTAGCGAAAAGCTAGATCTCGTGCGTTTTTCCCGTTGCAATCTAGATAGCGAGTCAATCGGAATTTTGGGAAAGAATGTCAATAATACTCAGCTGGAG ATTTCAAGTTTTGAATTCACCCAAACAGAAGTCGAAATATCACGCGACGGAATGAAAGAATTGAGCTCTCTTCTGCAATCGTTTGCTGCTGCATCAGTCAATATTCATTGCTACTGCAGTGATGACGCTTTGCTGTCATTTGCAGATACCTACAAACGCGGAACG ATCAACAACTTCACTTGGAAGCCTTCAAGCATGATAAGCGCAAAAGTATTTGTTGGTATTTCTGCGTTTGTTGAATCTCATGTTGATAAGTTCGTAACAAACAATCGAATATTATTTAATGAGGATGACATCGGATTCCTCAGTAAGAGCAAAGGATCAAAAAAGATATGCAAGAAG ATGGTGATTCATGACCTCACGGTACGGGACAAAATGTCCAATACTCTCTCCTCTCAATGTGGCGAAGTTTGTTCGATATACGACGTTAGGGAGTGCAATTTTGCCCACAGCCATTTAGAAGCAAATCACTTGAGGATTTTCAAAAAACACGCTGGGAACAGCAAA TTGAAGAAACTTGACGTCTGGGGAAACGGATCCTTGGGAGTGGAAGGTGTTTCCCAGCTCGCATCTGTCGTTTTACAATGTGAAGTGGAAGATGTTAACATGAGCTTGTGCGAACTGACAGCTGAAGCAATGGAAGGATTCAAAAACAATACTCGTGGTGCCAAG